TAAATATGAGGCCCCCAACCAAAATACACTGAAGATGATGAAGACATGACAAATCAAATAAAGACTAGTAACTTCAGATTCAGGCACACTAACCCCACTTTCATCATCAAGAACTCTTTCCATGAGATAAACATCACAAAATTTTGCGATCTGCAAAAGCACTTCCAGCACGGATGACCTTACTGTTGCTTGTTTCTGCCAGAAAATACTAGGGAATGTTGGTCCATTTAGTTGTTGGACATCTCAAAGACAAGATGAAGCAGCATGTTCGCTAACCTGGAGCTCCTCTGGTGTTGTTTCATCAAGAACTACACCGAGTAACCGGCATGTTACCTAGAACATGACAAGATTATAACCATGATTTCCAAATTAACCAGACAAAAAAGTAACTGAATTAATCACTAAATTTGTACCATCCATATGGCATATTTTACAGCACAGCTAGCACAATACAGCAACTCAATTGATCATGGAAAGTTTTAATATTCATCATGCATAAAGAATCGCATATGCTACAACAGAAGATGTCAATCATCTAACACAGTTGAGAACCTAAAAAGATCCAATGAGATTAATGTAATCATGCAGTTGAATTTCAGTCTGAAATAATTATCACCTAGTGAAACATATAATTAGTTGGATAAGGGTACTTCCTATGAGGAAAGAAAATGACAAATGAAAATTTCAAAGCCTGATTTTGCACTTGAGGCTACTTATAAGATATTTGACATCAGGTTCCTATTAAAATTCTTTAGTATTTTCGAGAACTAAGTACTCCAATATCTGTTAGTCTTACAGGTGCCGGTTAGCAAACATCAATTGTCCATGGAGGTCCACACAAGCCTTCATCCATTCGATAATGCAACTTTAGTAGCTAAAGTGGCATTGATCAAGAAAGAAATTTCAGCTATCTAATACTTTAAGTAGCTGAATGACAACATTTTTGTATGATACTCAGTTTTTAGGAGTAAAATTCACACATATAATCTCTGTTCTACATGAATAAATGCTTAAATTTTGATCCAGATCCTTTCACATTAGTTTAGATGAGGAAAGTTATATTTCTACAAATTTGTTAGTCGGGCTGCACTAGAACTGAAGTGTCCATATTTGTTTAACATATTCTAATTCATTGATTGTTTGTGTAGTATTGGCTGCTGATGTAAAATATACAATGGTCTTAAGGTATACAATTTTCCACATACTCTTATATTGTTGGCCTCAGCAGACCTTGGTCCTTAAATTTTGATAGCAAATGCCTCTGTTATAACACTTGACATATGATGATCTACCAAAGTGCCAAAAGAAAACCATATAGAATAGATTCAAAGCAAGAATTTGACGCTTGCTAATCACCTTTCGTCCCTCATTCAACTTACGCCTCACAAGCTGCTCCAGAGCTAGCTGCACCAGAGAAAAAATATAATGAAACCATCATTTTTAGACTCAGCCAAGAATTATGAAGCATATGATGcaccagagaaaaaaaaaaccaaaaataccTCTAGTGGCTGGAAGAACTCATTCACTGCACATTGTGCTCTTGAATCTCCAGACGAAGAGCAAACTTCAGAGGATCGCAGGCTTGTATCAGAATGTAAGTTGTTAATAGAAAGATTAGGTGATGAGGAGGGTCGTCTGCGTTGCCTTCGTTGTTGCTCTGGGGGTGTTCTCAAAAGCTTCCATGCAAAAGCTAGTGTAATAGCAAGAGCAGCGAGAGTTGTGATAGAACAAAGTTTCTGAAGCCAATCAAAAGAATAAAGTTCGCATCGCTATGAAAGAAAATCCTCCACGAGTACATTATATAAAAAGTTCAATGAAAGAAAAGTGTGAATGCATGCATAAAAAATAGACAAGATGATGTTCTTAAGAATTTGAGAACAATGAATGCATGTTTTTATTAGCACAGGTATGCAGAAATGTATAAATATGACATATGACCACGGTAAAGTTAGATGACAACTAACCCCCCATCCTCCAACCCCGACGCACACAATTACCTAACACCTTTTACATACAATCCCGATTTATGTAAAAATGATGATGTTGACATTATTTGGCATAAATCAGTCCCTCATAATGCATGTAATTTGACTTTCTTGGTGCTTTTCAATCATATCAAAAGAATAAGATAATTGTTGGAATTCAAGCAAACAAGGGCATGAACAAAGACCATTTGGTCATTTAATAAGGGCTGGCTCCAATGTTCATTATGACCCATAGCATATACTTAATCTGAACACATGCAATTGTGTACTCCTAGCAGTCATTAGTGACATTTTCAACGTCCGATATAACTAGGTTGTTCAATAGATATTTTTACATTGAGATAATGACCTTTGAGTGCCAACTGGGCAGGTACGTAGCTGCCTCTCTCACAAACTGACATGAGGGACTCACACATCAGGTGAAGCTGGGACATTACACATCATTCTATTCTAATATATTGTAAATGTCTATCACATGTACAGAACCTTGTATTAGTAGGTGAACAAAACACAACAACTAGCACTCATGCCCAAGAATGACAACTATGTATAGTAGCCTTTGTCACCCTAAGGGATGATCCCACCATTGAGTCATGCAGCATATATCTCCTCAGAAAAATAAGACGtgcttctctttgaaaatttgccaCTTCAACATGTGTATGGCAGTTGCCACGGTCTAGTGTGTATATATAAGTACatgtgtatataaatgtatatctaCATATACATATCTATTAGATAACATAATTGTAAATATTATCTACAAGTATGATTCAAGTGTCATAGTTCCAGTAGAAAGTTGCAGATATACAGTTCTTAGAATACACATGGATCTTGTTTTCTTATACTACAACAGCAATGACAAAGCTATAAGTCACAACTATTTGGAGTCAGCTACATAGATTTTTTGCTATCATTGAGATCTATCAaaggtcatatgtttagttaagtttagaatatTTCAATCTTCATTTATAGTTATCAGTTAAGTTTagagtatttaaattttataactACTGCATTCATAAGTCTCCTAAGCACATGTCCATATCATCTTAGACGATTCCCTCTTATTTTATCCTCTGTCAACACAATACCTAATtctccataaaaaaaaatatttttttcctatttttccTAGTGACTCCACACattcatctcaacattctcatcttagcaacacaaactttttctatatgttgtttcttaactgcACAACACATAAAACCATAAAACAATATTGGCTTTACAActgtcttataatttttttttttgtaatctcCAAGGTATCCGATGATCACACAAGGCTTCTCCTTATGTACATGTGAAATAAGCTCACCATTTTTCTTCTTGGTATTTCGCTTCAATAAGTATACTGAAATCAAAGTTCCGAAATCTCTAGACACGGGTGATATGAGAAATCTAAATTGCATGATTTGATGGTCAGAGCACCCAACAGCTTCTCATGTCTCACACCTAGGACCTTATTTGGTGCAAACCAAGGAGAATGAATACATAACCATTCACCCTTTAGCAACTCATTTGATTTTTCCTCTCATAACGATTACTCTTCCACAAAACCATTTCCTTGAATAGCTCGCACTCATACTTAGCAACCCACGCAAATCTCATATTCAGGCAACGAATCTGTTAAACTATCTTTTCTTACAACTGGAAGCATAGTAGATTCGCTAGACGAAAACTCCACGTCAAAATCTTCCAAGAGAAGATGTCAGTTTCAAGTCAAATTCAGCAAGTAGAATTTCCAAAAATGGGAAAGCTGCGATTACCGAGGCTTTCCATTGTATGTAACACCAACATCTAGTATTCTTCCCTCTTTTATTTTTCCCTTCTTAATTCCCGATTGAGATCCTTGACGAAGCTAGCTTCATCGTACCACCAAAAACAAACGTAAGATCCGACGAAAATACAAGCAAATGAACAGACGAGCCAAATCGAATCAGGCACAGCTCCTAATCATGCAGAACAAGGTGCAAATATGAAGTAAAAAAGGATAGTAAGAGGACGAAAATCCGGAACCTGGAGATCGACATCAAAGGGGAGGCGCCGGGAGAACTCCGCGAGCGACGCCATGAACCGCTGCACCAGATCCCGGAGCTCCTCCCCCTTCGCCGGGTCCGAGGACTGGGAGGTCGATTCCGCCATGGATTGAGGTCTCGCCTCCGACTCCTTGAACTCAGATGAACCCTAGAGTCCTCGAATCGGCCATTACCGGCCCCGATCTGCCTCAAGCAAGTCCTATAGATCGGAAGGTTCCTTGGACGGAGGGGTAGTCTAGTCTTTTTAAGTCAGGCGAGTAAACGGGTAGGGTTGGTCGAACAAAATTAAGCGGTCGGGTTCGACTCTCGCGAGGATTTGGACCAAACTCTTCACATTTAGCAAGTGATGGCATATATTCCGGTCCAACGACGTGCGACGGAGGCTCCCGATCAACTCGAATTTGAACCCGTGTCTGACTCGAGTTCAGTTAAAATTAGAGATCACACATTAAAATCCATACGAGATTTGATCCGATTCGGTCGTATTCAGCTCCATAGATAAGAGTCATCATCTCCGAATTCATCAGTGCGGAATGAAGTCGTAGCGACGAGGATAAGTTTAGATTACTTCCTACCCGTTCCCCGTTTACCCACCTGCCTACCCCTTTCGTAATTGGTGCCATCGCAATTGACATACGTGGACGAGTAGCTGAAAGGGTTGCAAAAAAGCATGTCTCGAGGTGTGGGCCCCGGAGAGATCATTTTGCACGGGGTCCCCACGCCCACCCCCGGACGGGCCGTCGGACGGGCTCTACCGCCCGGCCGTCGGCGGAGGAGGCGAGTCCCTGCCGTGCGGGCGATCGAAGGTGCGAAAGGTGGCCACAAGCGCCGGATGCAATCCGGGCGGCGTGATCAGGCTGCTGCAGCTATGGATAATAGACGAACGTCACGGTGCATAACGTGCCACGTCACAATTGACGCGTAACTTATGCGGTCAACAATTCTGACTTTTTGGCACAATATGACAAAGCGGCCTGTTCAATCTATTTTtattactaaaaataaaaatacgacAAGTTTCTCAATAACGCGCTAAATGCATGTTCTTGATGACCGTGGCAGCGGGCCCCAATGAGGTAACCGCAGTGGTTTGCGGTCGGTGTCGGAGGACTGGGACCCACAACTCGCCACCATTAGATGGGGACTTTATTGGACGTAAACACTGTAACGGGAAATGCTTCTCCAACCGTTTTGCTTCACCGACGTGGGTCCCGCGTAGACCTGCTGGCCAACAGTGACGTTGTGGTCGCTTTAGACGGGAAACAATTGGGGACCTTATGGTGGGCCCAGAAGGCGGGACCCACGAGCATATCCTTACGGGCGACAGAGCGGGTAGCCGAGCGGGTGCACGGAAACGGGTCATTGTTCGTATCGCTGGAACATCCGGGCGACGCGACTTCACGCGTCGGGTTTGACCCGACGTGCTCCGCGGGGAAGGCCGACGGCCCGTGCGGCGGCCACGGCGACGGCGCGGACGCGGTCGAGGCGTTCGGGGGGGCCGTCGGCGACCCACACCCTCACGAACAACATGGCCACGCCGACGAGGAAGAGCACGAAGGTATCGAACTGGAGGCCGACGGACGGGGAGCCGTCGGCCTCTGCGCCCTGGCCCTCCGCGGGACCCGTCGGTTTGAGCGACAGGAAGACGGCGACAGCGCCGACGGAGATAAGGAAGAAAGCCAGCATGGGTCGGGGGCTCTTCGATCGCCGCCGCGCTCGGATCGGAAAGGGCGCTCTCGGAAAGATGTCGTCGTGTAATTATCAATAAATAATA
This DNA window, taken from Musa acuminata AAA Group cultivar baxijiao chromosome BXJ3-7, Cavendish_Baxijiao_AAA, whole genome shotgun sequence, encodes the following:
- the LOC135643531 gene encoding peroxisome biogenesis protein 22-like → MAESTSQSSDPAKGEELRDLVQRFMASLAEFSRRLPFDVDLQKLCSITTLAALAITLAFAWKLLRTPPEQQRRQRRRPSSSPNLSINNLHSDTSLRSSEVCSSSGDSRAQCAVNEFFQPLELALEQLVRRKLNEGRKVTCRLLGVVLDETTPEELQKQATVRSSVLEVLLQIAKFCDVYLMERVLDDESGERVLSALDDSGVFTAGGLIRDKVLFCGTENGRISFVRQLEPDWHVDTNAEIIHQLTRFIKYLLHVTPDRPQNTASNVFISTSLEQFFGDLDQR